One genomic segment of Cellulophaga sp. HaHaR_3_176 includes these proteins:
- a CDS encoding phosphatase PAP2 family protein: protein MLEELVQYDKQLFLFLNNLGTPTWDSFWLFITNKFSSIPLYIVLAILFYKSYGFKKTIAVLVTIALLITVTDQLANFFKYGVQRLRPCHDIEVNSLMRLVKQSCGGQFGYFSAHAANSFAVAFFFTKFLNKKIKYIRFLLLSWAVLVAYSRIYIGVHFPLDVISGALIGSVFSWLFAKLYIFATYRFSL, encoded by the coding sequence ATGTTAGAAGAATTAGTACAATACGATAAGCAGCTTTTTCTTTTTCTTAATAATTTAGGTACTCCTACTTGGGATAGTTTTTGGTTGTTTATAACCAATAAATTTTCTTCAATTCCATTATATATAGTTTTGGCTATATTGTTTTATAAATCATACGGTTTTAAAAAAACAATAGCAGTGTTGGTTACTATAGCGCTTTTAATAACAGTTACAGATCAGCTAGCCAATTTTTTTAAATATGGAGTTCAGCGTTTAAGACCATGTCATGATATTGAAGTAAATTCATTAATGAGGTTAGTTAAACAATCTTGTGGAGGTCAATTTGGTTATTTTTCAGCGCATGCAGCAAATTCTTTTGCTGTAGCTTTTTTCTTTACTAAATTTTTAAATAAAAAAATAAAATATATAAGATTTTTATTACTCTCATGGGCAGTGTTAGTAGCATATAGCCGTATTTATATTGGTGTTCATTTTCCTTTAGATGTTATTTCAGGGGCACTAATTGGCTCAGTGTTTAGCTGGTTATTTGCAAAGTTGTATATATTTGCAACTTATCGATTTAGTTTATGA
- the msrA gene encoding peptide-methionine (S)-S-oxide reductase MsrA: MKIFKISALLLVILFTISCNSKNKENKSNIVLTTNTTTQDLSKYETAYFASGCFWCVEAIFESVKGVKEVVSGYSGGTEKNPTYEDVGYGRTTHAEAVKVYYDSSEISFETLVKVYFGSHDPTTVNGQRPDMGKQYRSVAFYKNKEEKKIIEDYMAKLTSEKVYSKPLATEVTKFSVFYDAEDYHQDYEKNNPNNSYIKGVSVPRLKRFQKKYPELIKKEMH, from the coding sequence ATGAAAATATTTAAAATATCAGCACTTTTATTAGTGATATTATTCACTATTAGTTGCAATTCTAAAAATAAAGAAAATAAAAGCAATATAGTTTTAACTACAAATACTACCACTCAAGATTTATCAAAATATGAAACAGCTTATTTTGCTAGTGGGTGTTTCTGGTGTGTTGAAGCCATTTTTGAAAGTGTAAAAGGTGTAAAAGAAGTAGTTTCTGGCTATTCTGGAGGTACAGAAAAAAACCCAACTTATGAAGATGTTGGATACGGAAGAACAACACATGCTGAAGCTGTAAAAGTATATTATGACTCTAGTGAGATTTCTTTTGAGACATTAGTAAAAGTTTATTTTGGGTCTCACGATCCAACCACCGTTAATGGACAAAGACCTGATATGGGGAAACAATACCGTTCTGTTGCGTTTTATAAAAATAAAGAAGAGAAAAAAATTATTGAAGATTACATGGCTAAGCTTACAAGTGAAAAAGTATACTCTAAGCCATTAGCTACAGAGGTTACTAAGTTCTCTGTTTTTTATGATGCTGAAGATTATCATCAAGATTATGAAAAAAACAACCCTAACAATTCATATATAAAAGGTGTATCTGTACCAAGATTGAAAAGGTTTCAAAAAAAATATCCTGAATTAATAAAAAAAGAGATGCATTAA
- a CDS encoding response regulator, translating into MKTTNLLCVIDDDDIYKYAVKRAVKVNKLTNKIITFSNGEEALEFFIENLNKNENIPDVIFLDINMPIMDGFEFMEEYIKLKPSVGKKITIYMVSSSIDEADVKRAKNISAISDYLLKPIMPKELANLINGTK; encoded by the coding sequence ATGAAAACAACCAACCTTTTATGTGTAATTGATGATGATGATATTTATAAGTATGCAGTTAAAAGAGCTGTGAAAGTAAATAAATTGACGAACAAAATCATCACTTTTTCTAATGGAGAAGAAGCCCTTGAGTTTTTTATAGAAAACTTAAATAAAAATGAAAATATTCCTGATGTTATTTTTCTAGATATAAACATGCCCATAATGGATGGATTTGAGTTTATGGAAGAATATATTAAACTAAAGCCGTCTGTTGGTAAAAAAATAACTATTTACATGGTTTCTTCATCTATAGATGAAGCTGACGTAAAAAGAGCAAAAAACATTAGCGCTATATCTGATTATTTACTGAAACCCATTATGCCAAAAGAGTTGGCTAATTTGATAAATGGAACCAAATAA
- a CDS encoding glycosyltransferase family 39 protein: MISNTRYCFLLFLLAIVYFAGIFLELFENGSARYAVIAMEIVQTENFFSSFSDVANFWNEAPLHYWLAALSFKVFGINDWAYRLPGVLAVFLGAYSTCGLGKILYNKNVGKLSALIFLTSQTILFSILDVKVNVLLTGFVIFSVWHFVAYINTSNFKNIILASIGAALAFSTKGLLGVVLILLPIICHLLYSKKWESIFDFKFLIGVVLFSASIIPVLYVFCHIYIEDKSVANFMHILFYSFQNQFFNTMTSPNLKVGDTNYLFIAYKFFAVFLPWSFIAFAAFYTRFRTLLKLKFKFNSKYEFLTLGGFVLFVLLILITGLDLLYYICIIIPLCSIVSASYLHSLNVFIKDSTIKLFLGIQYFLLGIVFIITTLICFYVFKFTGTTPYIVYIISGIITIYFTLKQESYALRIITISVSTSLLLNVIMNYHFYPSLLKYQAGSSMSKIIEQEEVPTTEIYKINKEETWSLDFYNQNKVKYVTVENLKSKNITWVYATEQDLIELRNAGFDWNIQKSVDDYNASKSLYTFLNTISRKKALTKKYLVHLFY, from the coding sequence ATGATATCTAATACTAGATATTGCTTTTTACTTTTCTTATTAGCGATAGTCTATTTCGCAGGAATTTTCTTAGAGTTATTTGAAAATGGTTCAGCACGTTATGCTGTTATTGCGATGGAAATCGTTCAGACAGAAAATTTTTTTAGTTCATTTTCAGATGTAGCAAATTTCTGGAATGAAGCACCATTGCATTACTGGTTGGCAGCTTTATCTTTTAAAGTATTTGGGATAAATGATTGGGCATATCGATTACCAGGTGTATTGGCGGTTTTTTTAGGAGCATATAGTACGTGTGGCTTAGGTAAAATACTATATAATAAAAATGTAGGTAAATTATCAGCTCTTATTTTTTTAACATCTCAAACCATTCTATTTTCTATTTTAGATGTTAAAGTAAATGTGCTTTTGACGGGTTTTGTTATCTTTTCTGTTTGGCACTTTGTAGCGTATATAAATACTAGCAATTTTAAAAACATAATATTAGCATCTATAGGTGCAGCTCTTGCTTTTTCTACAAAAGGTTTGCTGGGTGTAGTATTAATATTATTACCTATAATATGCCATTTATTATATTCTAAAAAATGGGAAAGTATATTTGACTTTAAATTTTTAATAGGGGTTGTGTTATTCTCAGCTTCAATAATACCTGTCTTGTATGTTTTTTGTCATATTTACATAGAAGATAAGAGTGTAGCGAATTTTATGCATATCTTATTTTATTCTTTTCAAAATCAATTTTTTAATACTATGACTAGCCCTAATTTAAAAGTAGGGGATACTAATTACTTATTTATAGCATATAAGTTTTTTGCGGTTTTTTTACCTTGGTCTTTTATTGCTTTTGCCGCATTTTATACAAGGTTTAGAACGCTACTTAAACTAAAGTTTAAGTTTAATTCTAAATACGAGTTTTTGACATTGGGTGGCTTTGTTTTATTTGTTCTCTTAATTCTAATTACAGGCTTAGATTTATTATATTATATATGCATTATTATACCATTATGTTCAATTGTTTCAGCATCTTACCTACATAGTTTAAACGTTTTTATTAAAGATTCAACAATAAAACTTTTCTTGGGTATTCAATATTTTTTATTAGGAATAGTGTTTATAATAACTACTTTAATTTGTTTTTACGTTTTTAAATTTACAGGTACAACACCTTATATTGTCTATATTATATCAGGTATTATAACTATTTATTTTACTTTAAAACAAGAATCTTATGCACTACGAATCATAACAATTTCTGTTTCAACGTCTTTATTATTGAATGTTATAATGAATTATCACTTTTATCCTAGTTTATTAAAATATCAAGCAGGTTCATCTATGTCTAAGATTATTGAACAAGAAGAGGTGCCTACTACTGAAATTTATAAAATAAATAAAGAGGAAACTTGGTCATTAGACTTCTATAATCAGAATAAGGTTAAATATGTTACTGTAGAAAATCTAAAATCAAAAAATATAACATGGGTTTATGCAACTGAGCAAGATTTAATAGAGCTGCGGAATGCTGGTTTTGATTGGAATATTCAGAAAAGTGTGGATGATTATAATGCTTCAAAATCATTATATACTTTTTTAAATACTATAAGTAGAAAAAAAGCACTCACTAAAAAATACTTAGTACACCTTTTTTATTAA
- a CDS encoding aldose epimerase family protein — MNQITVKNNNIELTVLDFGAIIQKLIIKDKNGNPTNVVVGYENSEDYLVDDMFLGACIGRYAGRITNGEFSLNNENYKLHQDKSVHLHGGLKGFNQKYFKIEKIDHSKQPSIQLSYLSRDLEEGYPGTLKVLVTYTLLENSLKITHEATTDKTTVVNLTNHSYFKLDDAEEVNDYRLQLNCSKITETHDNLLPNGNFLNVENSKYDFTKEKYIGETRLDTPFAIDKGSDISAIVKSKKSGITMKVKTNQPALIVYTPPKTGSICFETQNFPDAPNQENFPSSTLRPGEVYKNESFFTFN; from the coding sequence TTGAATCAAATTACAGTTAAAAACAACAATATAGAGCTTACGGTACTTGATTTTGGTGCCATAATTCAGAAGCTTATTATAAAAGACAAAAATGGAAACCCAACAAATGTTGTTGTCGGTTATGAAAACTCTGAAGACTATTTAGTAGACGATATGTTTTTAGGTGCTTGTATTGGCAGGTATGCTGGCAGAATTACTAATGGTGAGTTTTCATTAAATAATGAAAACTATAAATTACACCAAGATAAATCTGTTCATTTACATGGTGGTTTAAAAGGCTTCAATCAAAAATATTTTAAAATAGAAAAAATTGATCATAGTAAACAACCCTCTATTCAACTTAGCTATTTAAGTCGAGACTTAGAAGAAGGTTACCCTGGTACTTTAAAAGTATTGGTAACTTATACCTTGTTAGAAAACTCTCTAAAAATTACACACGAGGCTACTACCGACAAAACCACTGTCGTAAACCTTACCAATCATTCTTATTTTAAACTTGATGATGCTGAAGAGGTTAATGACTATAGGTTACAACTTAACTGTTCTAAAATTACAGAAACACACGATAACTTGCTTCCTAATGGTAACTTTTTAAATGTAGAGAATAGTAAATACGATTTTACTAAAGAAAAATATATTGGAGAAACAAGGTTAGACACTCCTTTTGCAATTGATAAAGGCAGTGATATTTCGGCAATAGTAAAGTCTAAAAAATCTGGTATTACTATGAAGGTAAAAACAAATCAACCTGCCTTAATAGTATACACACCTCCTAAAACAGGTTCTATTTGTTTTGAAACTCAAAATTTTCCTGATGCTCCAAATCAAGAAAATTTTCCATCAAGCACTTTAAGGCCTGGTGAAGTTTATAAAAATGAATCTTTTTTTACTTTCAATTAA
- the mazG gene encoding nucleoside triphosphate pyrophosphohydrolase: MNSRQDQLQAFDRLLTIMDELRAQCPWDKKQTMQTLRHLTIEETYELGDAILDNDLEEVKKELGDVLLHIVFYAKIGSETNDFDIADVANEICEKLIHRHPHIYGDVKVKDEEEVKRNWEKLKLKEGKTSVLEGVPKGLPALVKASRIQEKVSGVGFDWEKPEQVWEKVQEELNEFEAEVEANDTDAMEAEFGDVLFSMINYARYKNINAENALERTNKKFISRFQYLEAKAKGLGKELKDMTLAEMDIFWEEAKKN; encoded by the coding sequence ATGAACTCACGCCAAGATCAATTACAGGCTTTCGATAGATTGTTAACCATAATGGATGAGTTAAGAGCTCAGTGCCCGTGGGATAAGAAGCAAACTATGCAAACACTTCGTCATTTAACTATTGAAGAAACTTATGAATTAGGAGATGCTATTTTAGATAACGATTTAGAAGAAGTTAAAAAAGAACTTGGAGATGTGCTTTTACATATTGTTTTTTATGCAAAAATAGGAAGCGAAACAAATGATTTTGACATCGCAGACGTGGCTAATGAAATTTGTGAAAAACTAATTCATAGACATCCACATATTTATGGAGATGTAAAAGTAAAAGATGAAGAAGAGGTAAAAAGAAATTGGGAAAAACTAAAACTTAAAGAAGGTAAAACTAGTGTTTTAGAGGGCGTGCCAAAAGGGTTGCCAGCTTTAGTTAAAGCAAGTAGAATACAAGAGAAAGTTTCAGGTGTAGGTTTTGATTGGGAAAAACCAGAACAAGTTTGGGAAAAAGTACAAGAAGAACTAAATGAATTCGAAGCAGAAGTAGAAGCGAACGATACGGATGCTATGGAGGCTGAATTTGGTGATGTTTTATTCTCTATGATAAATTATGCTAGATATAAAAATATCAATGCTGAAAATGCGCTAGAGCGTACAAATAAAAAATTTATAAGTAGGTTTCAATATTTAGAAGCTAAAGCCAAGGGCTTAGGTAAAGAGTTGAAAGATATGACGCTTGCTGAAATGGATATTTTTTGGGAGGAAGCAAAGAAAAACTAA
- a CDS encoding sensor histidine kinase, whose translation MAYPQRLKTKTNLFLKVNYISSILSLLFGLVCFYFLEIYNVIPITLVSYSFFTIINTMLFNFHKKLAPAFNINSALTLICSIIVTMFSGGINSSFIFVLTLVVLAGYIATKKYGSFYLYLVFIIVTLIYLESLVDISFIRNEVPEKTKNIFNFISILFSVYLLGGVFGKILVTTHYNLYRSKKEVEKKVKEKETLIKEVHHRVKNNLQTVSSLLSLQARNMKDPAMKTLIKSSQNRVNSMAMVHEMLYMREDLSKIEYKSYVEELSEYLVRSIKGADNKIKVAIDIIDINLGIDTAIPLGLLINEAITNSLKYGIKDNSEGEINIALKKQEEDYILNIGDNGEGYPETITPKTTTSLGLKLIYNLTRQLKGSILKDCTKKGTNYVITFKEIGQNFQPIA comes from the coding sequence ATGGCCTACCCACAACGCCTCAAAACCAAAACTAATTTATTTTTAAAAGTAAATTATATTTCATCCATACTATCATTACTCTTCGGTTTAGTGTGTTTTTATTTTTTAGAAATATATAATGTAATTCCTATTACATTAGTTTCATATAGCTTCTTCACCATTATAAACACCATGCTGTTTAACTTTCATAAGAAATTAGCTCCCGCATTTAATATTAATTCAGCTCTGACCTTAATTTGCTCCATAATCGTAACGATGTTTAGTGGAGGAATTAACAGTTCTTTCATTTTTGTACTTACCCTAGTTGTTTTGGCTGGGTATATTGCTACTAAAAAATATGGATCATTCTATCTTTACTTAGTTTTTATAATTGTTACTTTAATTTACTTAGAAAGCTTGGTTGATATTTCGTTTATAAGAAATGAAGTACCAGAAAAGACTAAAAACATTTTCAACTTCATTAGTATCCTATTTTCAGTTTACTTGTTAGGCGGTGTTTTTGGAAAAATTTTAGTAACTACTCATTACAATTTGTACCGGTCTAAAAAAGAAGTTGAAAAGAAAGTAAAAGAAAAAGAAACCTTAATTAAAGAAGTTCACCATAGAGTTAAAAATAATCTTCAAACAGTTTCAAGTTTATTGAGCCTACAGGCCAGAAACATGAAGGATCCTGCGATGAAAACTTTAATAAAAAGTAGCCAAAATAGAGTTAACTCTATGGCTATGGTTCATGAAATGCTCTATATGAGAGAAGATTTATCTAAGATAGAATACAAATCGTATGTTGAAGAATTAAGTGAATACTTGGTTAGATCAATAAAAGGAGCTGATAATAAGATTAAAGTTGCTATTGATATAATAGACATTAACTTAGGTATTGACACCGCTATACCACTAGGGCTTTTGATAAATGAAGCTATTACAAACTCTTTAAAATATGGAATAAAAGATAATAGTGAGGGCGAAATAAATATTGCTTTAAAAAAGCAAGAAGAAGATTATATTTTGAATATAGGAGACAATGGAGAGGGATATCCTGAAACTATTACTCCTAAAACCACAACATCTTTAGGTTTAAAATTAATTTACAACCTAACAAGACAACTAAAAGGATCGATACTAAAAGATTGCACTAAAAAAGGAACCAATTACGTAATTACATTTAAAGAAATTGGACAAAATTTTCAACCAATAGCGTAA
- a CDS encoding peptidoglycan DD-metalloendopeptidase family protein — MNKLEKILFSISEKPIHILDRSISIDKYTSLDLSKSNSDLLNIKITNPVVCQAYITETLQAANAEVAFGGYLEKRNLYADKGNFSGEKTALRNIHLGIDYWAKEGTIVITPLRGKVHSFKNNTTSGDYGPTIILKHQISDIYFYTLYGHLSVESLSDLYIGKEFEEGSVLGYLGATAINVNYAPHLHFQIINDMQGCLGDYPGVCALSNLDYYTLNCPNPNLLLKL; from the coding sequence ATGAATAAGCTTGAAAAAATATTATTTTCTATTTCAGAAAAACCAATACATATATTGGATAGAAGTATCTCTATAGATAAATACACTTCTTTAGATTTATCTAAATCGAATTCAGATTTATTAAATATAAAAATTACAAATCCAGTTGTGTGCCAAGCGTATATTACAGAAACATTACAAGCTGCAAATGCTGAGGTTGCATTTGGTGGTTATTTAGAAAAAAGAAACCTTTATGCGGATAAGGGAAATTTTTCAGGGGAAAAGACTGCTTTAAGAAACATTCATTTAGGGATAGATTATTGGGCAAAAGAGGGTACAATAGTTATTACTCCTTTAAGGGGAAAAGTGCATAGTTTTAAAAACAATACAACATCAGGAGACTATGGACCGACAATTATATTAAAACACCAAATAAGTGACATATACTTTTATACTTTATATGGGCATTTGTCTGTAGAGTCTTTAAGTGACTTATATATAGGTAAAGAATTTGAAGAAGGTTCTGTATTAGGTTATTTGGGGGCTACAGCAATAAATGTGAACTATGCTCCTCATTTACATTTTCAGATTATTAATGACATGCAAGGCTGTTTAGGAGATTACCCTGGGGTATGTGCCTTATCAAATTTAGATTATTATACCTTAAACTGTCCTAATCCTAATCTTTTATTAAAACTGTAA
- the meaB gene encoding methylmalonyl Co-A mutase-associated GTPase MeaB, with translation MKKSEKKSTLEEKDGINSAHTLGEKSISKIQLSRKKQPTAKELSLGIFANNKASLSRAITLIESTNSLHLKKANEIIESCLKHQNKTIRIGITGVPGVGKSTFIEAFGKLLTAKGKKVAVLAVDPTSSLSKGSILGDKTRMESLVKDENAFIRPSPSGLTLGGVARKTRETIILCEAAGYNIILIETVGVGQSETAVHSMVDFFLLLKLSGAGDELQGIKRGIMEMADAIAVNKADGANIQAAKNAKIEFTRALHLYPPKENGWTPKVLQCSAIEKNGINDIWETVETFLKETNSFISKKRKEQNRYWLIQTIENQLKTNFYQNKEIQKQLDVLLGKVITSQISPFVAAEILLERYKKL, from the coding sequence TTGAAAAAATCTGAAAAAAAATCTACATTAGAAGAAAAAGATGGTATTAACTCCGCTCATACTTTAGGGGAAAAAAGTATCTCGAAAATTCAATTATCAAGAAAAAAACAACCAACAGCAAAAGAACTAAGTCTCGGAATATTTGCAAATAACAAAGCATCTTTAAGCAGAGCTATTACATTAATTGAAAGTACCAACTCATTACATTTAAAAAAGGCTAATGAAATAATTGAATCTTGCTTAAAGCATCAAAATAAAACGATTAGAATAGGTATTACAGGAGTACCAGGTGTTGGAAAAAGCACCTTTATCGAAGCTTTTGGAAAATTATTAACTGCTAAAGGAAAAAAGGTAGCTGTTTTAGCAGTAGACCCAACCAGCTCATTAAGTAAAGGAAGTATTTTAGGTGACAAGACACGAATGGAGTCTTTAGTTAAAGATGAAAATGCTTTCATTAGGCCATCACCATCGGGGTTAACTTTAGGAGGTGTAGCTCGAAAAACTAGAGAAACTATAATTTTATGTGAAGCTGCAGGTTATAATATAATTCTTATTGAAACCGTTGGAGTTGGACAAAGTGAAACTGCTGTACACAGTATGGTTGATTTTTTTCTTCTTTTAAAGCTTTCTGGTGCTGGTGATGAGTTACAGGGTATCAAAAGAGGTATTATGGAAATGGCTGATGCTATAGCTGTAAACAAAGCAGATGGAGCCAATATACAAGCTGCCAAAAATGCAAAAATAGAATTTACAAGAGCCTTGCACTTATATCCGCCAAAAGAAAATGGTTGGACACCAAAAGTGTTACAATGCTCTGCTATCGAAAAAAATGGTATAAACGATATTTGGGAAACTGTTGAAACCTTTTTAAAAGAAACAAATTCATTTATAAGTAAAAAAAGAAAAGAACAAAACAGATATTGGTTGATACAAACTATCGAAAACCAGTTGAAAACTAATTTTTATCAAAATAAAGAAATTCAAAAACAGCTTGATGTTCTTTTAGGTAAGGTAATAACTTCACAAATCTCTCCATTTGTAGCCGCTGAAATTTTATTAGAGAGATATAAGAAATTGTAG
- a CDS encoding MATE family efflux transporter encodes MFQQYTKEFRYNLTLAIPVIMGMLGHTFVQFADNIMVGQLGTAELAAVSLGNSFVFVAMSLGIGFSTAITPLVAEADASGNVANGKSALKHGLFLCTILGLALFGIIFLAKPLMYMMKQPVEVVDLAMPYLDLVAFSLVPLIIFQAFKQFSEGLSQTTYPMYATVVANVINIILNYLLIFGNLGFPKMGIVGAAIGTLVSRVVMVFFIWYLLKSKSKFHEYVTGFNFKVIEAKVVEKIMSLGFPSALQMFFEVAIFTSAVWLSGVLGKNHQAANQIALNLSSMTFMVGMGLGVAAMVRVGNQKGLNNFKELKRIAVSIFLLTFILEIIFAAIFYIFNYWLPTLYLDVNDVANQVDNSEVIFIAAQLLIVAAVFQISDGLQVVILGALRGVQDVIIPTIITFIAYWLIGFPTSYYLCLYTEYESQGIWIGLLAGLTASAIMLYIRFSYLTKKMIDNKLT; translated from the coding sequence TTGTTTCAACAATACACTAAAGAATTTCGTTACAATTTAACCTTAGCAATACCCGTAATCATGGGAATGTTAGGTCATACTTTTGTTCAATTTGCTGATAATATAATGGTGGGGCAATTAGGTACAGCTGAACTCGCAGCAGTATCATTAGGCAATAGTTTTGTTTTTGTAGCAATGTCTTTAGGTATAGGTTTTTCGACTGCTATAACGCCATTAGTAGCAGAAGCAGATGCATCGGGTAATGTTGCAAATGGTAAAAGTGCGTTAAAACATGGCCTGTTTTTATGTACAATTTTAGGGCTTGCATTATTTGGAATAATTTTTTTAGCTAAACCTTTAATGTATATGATGAAACAACCTGTAGAGGTTGTTGATTTAGCAATGCCATATTTAGATTTAGTAGCCTTTTCTTTAGTTCCTCTAATTATTTTTCAAGCATTTAAACAGTTCTCAGAAGGGTTGTCACAAACTACATACCCGATGTACGCTACCGTAGTAGCTAATGTGATTAATATCATTTTAAACTATTTATTAATATTTGGAAATTTAGGCTTTCCGAAAATGGGTATAGTTGGTGCCGCAATTGGAACGCTAGTATCGAGGGTTGTTATGGTATTCTTTATATGGTATCTTTTAAAAAGTAAAAGCAAATTTCACGAATACGTTACAGGCTTTAATTTTAAAGTTATAGAAGCCAAAGTTGTAGAAAAAATTATGAGTTTAGGCTTTCCTTCAGCATTACAAATGTTTTTTGAAGTTGCTATTTTCACATCTGCAGTTTGGTTAAGTGGTGTTTTAGGTAAAAATCATCAAGCAGCAAACCAAATAGCATTAAATCTATCGAGCATGACATTTATGGTTGGTATGGGTTTAGGCGTTGCGGCAATGGTTCGTGTTGGAAACCAAAAAGGTTTAAATAATTTTAAAGAATTGAAAAGAATTGCAGTTTCAATATTTTTACTGACTTTTATTCTCGAAATAATTTTTGCAGCCATTTTTTATATATTTAATTATTGGCTGCCTACTTTATATTTAGATGTAAACGATGTTGCCAATCAAGTAGATAATTCTGAAGTGATATTTATAGCAGCTCAATTATTAATTGTAGCTGCGGTTTTTCAAATTTCAGACGGATTACAGGTCGTTATTTTAGGAGCTCTAAGAGGTGTACAAGATGTTATTATACCAACTATTATAACATTTATTGCGTATTGGCTTATTGGTTTTCCGACGAGTTATTATTTATGTTTATATACAGAATATGAAAGCCAAGGTATTTGGATTGGTTTATTGGCGGGTTTAACAGCATCAGCAATTATGTTGTATATCCGATTTAGTTATTTAACAAAAAAAATGATAGATAATAAATTGACTTAA
- a CDS encoding Ohr family peroxiredoxin yields the protein MKTIFESSATNTGGRSGHVTSDGGLIDLDVKMPNGKDNIEEKYTNPEQLFAAAYSTCFAGALQAVAKDYGVDDLGDFSVTAVIGFVKDEDGFNIEATLDSYLPTVNKEKGEELINAAHEICPYSKATQDNITVTLNLLLEE from the coding sequence ATGAAAACAATATTTGAGTCGAGTGCGACTAATACAGGAGGTAGAAGCGGTCATGTAACTAGTGATGGAGGTCTTATAGATTTAGATGTTAAGATGCCTAATGGTAAAGATAACATAGAAGAAAAATATACAAATCCAGAGCAACTTTTTGCGGCAGCCTATTCTACTTGTTTTGCAGGAGCTTTGCAAGCTGTAGCAAAAGATTATGGAGTTGATGATTTGGGAGACTTTAGTGTAACTGCGGTAATAGGTTTCGTAAAAGATGAAGATGGTTTTAATATTGAAGCTACTTTAGATTCGTATTTACCAACAGTAAATAAAGAAAAAGGGGAGGAGCTTATAAATGCAGCACACGAAATTTGCCCATACAGTAAAGCTACTCAAGACAATATTACAGTAACACTAAATTTACTATTAGAAGAATAA